Proteins from one Fervidicoccaceae archaeon genomic window:
- a CDS encoding plasma-membrane proton-efflux P-type ATPase produces the protein MSSTKQTSTKDFEKISAEDAMKLLSTNAEGLSDSEAEERLKHYGLNAVEEKKENPMLEFLRRFWGPMPWLLEIAIALSLIIGHTIEAVIIAALLVINSIVGFAHQHSSKKVLETLKSKLALRAKVIRSGRLKNIEAKFLVPGDIVIVELGDVVPADCKILEGSISVDQSILTGESLPVDLSSGDVIFSGSVVRRGKAKCLVVNTGKNTYFGKTVELVRIARPKSHQQEIMLSITKYSMYLGIAVMIVASIFTYLTGLKNELISIIAFDVTILMGCVPVALPAVLTIMQAAGARELAQKGVLVAKLDAVEDAASVDVLCLDKTGTITMGSIEVTELIPLGSIDKKELLELALYASSTETGDPIDAAIARKAKELGIVPRGKQLSFTPFDPSLKRSEGIVELDGKRIRVSKGAPQIIKNLCKEASQNLEKIIEDLATRGLRTLLVSYGEEGGEMKIVGAIGLSDPPRPDSAELIRKLKEIYIKPKMLTGDSFLIAKEVSAKVGIGDKGASLSQIKSYDQEKFAQTIEMVDFIAEVYPEDKYSIVKGLQNRGHMVGMTGDGVNDAPALRQAELGIAVSNATDVAKASAGIVLLTPGLKGIVDAIIQSREVYQRALTWILNKVAKVIQFTLLLVLGLMWLRYDVLTLMGMALLIFANDFATMSLATDNAEPSLSPNKWSIRNLMISSSIIGIALLFEALIAIYLGLRLFAFGQHEMQTFILLVMVFTSQFRVLIVRERRWFWRTRPGRELSISIIGVIAAFLALGTLGLIVKPIPLTASLFSLIYSAAFTLGIDPLKVLIFRKVGLAAEK, from the coding sequence ATGAGCAGCACCAAGCAAACTTCTACAAAGGACTTCGAGAAAATCTCTGCTGAAGATGCCATGAAGCTTTTGAGCACAAATGCTGAAGGTCTCAGCGATTCAGAGGCCGAGGAAAGATTGAAGCACTATGGGCTCAATGCTGTTGAGGAAAAGAAGGAAAATCCAATGCTCGAATTTCTCAGGAGATTCTGGGGTCCAATGCCATGGTTGCTTGAAATTGCCATAGCCCTTTCTCTTATAATAGGGCATACGATTGAAGCTGTCATAATAGCAGCTCTACTCGTAATAAATTCCATTGTTGGCTTTGCACATCAGCACTCGAGCAAGAAGGTCCTTGAAACACTGAAGTCAAAGCTAGCACTGAGGGCCAAAGTTATAAGATCGGGAAGACTGAAAAATATTGAGGCAAAATTTCTCGTTCCAGGAGACATAGTAATAGTAGAGCTTGGAGACGTAGTTCCAGCGGACTGCAAAATCCTTGAAGGAAGCATTTCAGTGGACCAATCCATTCTAACAGGGGAAAGCCTTCCGGTGGATCTCTCTTCCGGAGACGTCATATTTTCAGGTTCTGTTGTGAGGAGAGGAAAGGCAAAGTGCTTAGTTGTTAATACTGGAAAGAACACCTATTTTGGAAAGACCGTTGAACTCGTCAGAATAGCGAGACCAAAGTCACATCAGCAGGAGATAATGCTCTCAATAACTAAATATTCAATGTATTTGGGCATTGCAGTTATGATAGTAGCCAGCATATTCACTTATCTTACAGGACTAAAGAACGAACTTATCTCAATAATAGCATTCGATGTAACTATCCTAATGGGCTGTGTCCCAGTAGCTCTCCCCGCAGTTCTGACAATTATGCAGGCAGCAGGAGCAAGAGAGCTGGCACAGAAGGGCGTTCTCGTTGCTAAGCTTGATGCAGTTGAGGATGCGGCCTCGGTGGATGTGCTTTGCCTAGATAAAACTGGTACAATTACAATGGGATCCATAGAAGTAACAGAGCTGATCCCCCTGGGTTCCATTGATAAGAAGGAGCTCCTGGAGCTTGCCCTATATGCAAGCAGTACAGAAACTGGAGATCCAATAGATGCTGCAATAGCAAGGAAGGCCAAGGAGCTAGGGATTGTGCCAAGGGGAAAACAGCTATCTTTTACTCCTTTCGATCCTTCCCTCAAGAGATCTGAGGGAATAGTGGAACTTGATGGGAAGAGAATCCGCGTCTCAAAAGGTGCACCCCAGATAATAAAGAATCTATGCAAGGAGGCATCTCAAAATTTGGAAAAAATTATTGAGGATCTTGCTACAAGGGGTCTGAGGACTCTTCTAGTTTCATATGGAGAAGAAGGAGGAGAAATGAAGATAGTAGGAGCAATAGGACTTTCAGACCCCCCAAGGCCAGACTCAGCAGAACTGATAAGAAAGCTCAAGGAAATATACATAAAGCCCAAGATGCTGACGGGTGACAGCTTCCTCATAGCGAAGGAGGTCTCAGCGAAAGTAGGAATAGGGGACAAGGGAGCATCCCTATCGCAAATAAAGTCCTACGATCAGGAGAAATTTGCTCAAACAATAGAGATGGTGGACTTCATTGCAGAGGTCTATCCAGAAGATAAATATTCAATTGTGAAGGGGCTTCAGAATAGAGGGCACATGGTAGGAATGACGGGAGATGGAGTAAACGATGCTCCTGCCCTCAGGCAGGCCGAGCTTGGAATAGCGGTGAGCAATGCCACAGATGTTGCTAAGGCTTCAGCAGGCATAGTTCTTCTGACTCCTGGACTCAAGGGAATAGTGGATGCTATAATTCAGAGCAGGGAAGTATATCAGAGAGCGCTCACATGGATATTGAACAAGGTTGCAAAGGTAATTCAGTTTACATTACTGCTGGTACTTGGCCTGATGTGGCTGCGCTACGATGTCCTTACTCTAATGGGAATGGCCCTCCTGATTTTTGCCAATGATTTTGCCACAATGTCATTGGCTACAGACAATGCAGAACCCTCACTCAGTCCAAACAAATGGAGCATAAGAAATCTAATGATATCTTCCTCAATAATTGGAATAGCTCTTCTCTTTGAAGCTCTCATAGCCATATACCTGGGACTTAGGCTATTTGCCTTCGGTCAGCATGAGATGCAGACATTCATTTTGCTGGTAATGGTCTTCACCAGCCAATTCAGAGTCCTAATTGTGAGGGAGAGAAGGTGGTTCTGGAGAACAAGGCCGGGAAGGGAACTATCAATTTCCATCATAGGGGTCATAGCTGCCTTTCTTGCCCTTGGAACCCTCGGGTTGATCGTCAAGCCAATTCCACTGACAGCCTCCCTCTTTTCCCTTATCTATTCGGCAGCATTCACATTAGGCATCGATCCTCTAAAGGTCCTAATATTCAGAAAGGTTGGCCTAGCTGCTGAGAAATAG
- a CDS encoding class I SAM-dependent methyltransferase gives MASSPSDKQVSLSYWSRIVKVLSDIPQIYDLANLIMSIGSVVYVREIFKINVRKLSTRTKFPVLDAGCGPGSSIKALLESLGEESYIIGLDPLTSMLEEALRRHGNRQGIELVRGVFEALPFRDGSISTITFSFSFRDAINYFRAAKEAWRVAREGAAVLILDLGKPLRKRIYSKILEGPYMLFLPAIAGAVLMGWRGITRYIELRRTYTRFMSTPAIKFLFQKIFGKAKCYYMLGGAVFILEAKK, from the coding sequence TTGGCCTCATCTCCCAGCGATAAGCAAGTATCTCTCAGCTACTGGTCGAGAATAGTAAAGGTTCTAAGCGATATTCCTCAAATCTATGATTTAGCAAACTTGATAATGAGCATTGGCAGCGTTGTCTATGTTAGGGAAATATTCAAGATTAATGTGAGAAAGCTCTCAACGAGGACTAAATTTCCTGTTCTGGATGCTGGTTGTGGTCCTGGAAGCTCAATAAAAGCTCTGTTGGAATCCCTCGGAGAAGAATCCTACATCATTGGCCTGGATCCCCTCACGAGCATGCTTGAAGAAGCCTTAAGAAGGCACGGCAACAGGCAGGGGATAGAGCTTGTTAGGGGAGTCTTCGAAGCCCTTCCGTTCAGGGATGGAAGCATTTCCACCATAACGTTCTCATTTTCGTTCAGGGATGCCATCAACTACTTCAGAGCAGCTAAAGAGGCTTGGAGAGTGGCGAGAGAGGGAGCAGCTGTCCTAATACTCGACCTTGGCAAGCCTCTGAGGAAAAGGATCTATTCCAAAATATTGGAAGGGCCTTACATGCTCTTTCTTCCTGCCATAGCTGGAGCTGTGCTGATGGGGTGGAGAGGGATAACCAGATACATTGAGCTCAGAAGAACATATACAAGATTCATGAGCACTCCAGCAATCAAATTTCTTTTTCAAAAAATATTTGGAAAGGCAAAGTGCTACTACATGCTAGGGGGAGCGGTCTTTATTCTCGAAGCAAAAAAGTGA
- the cysS gene encoding cysteine--tRNA ligase: MSSLPELRVYNTASRRTESFQTAVPGIVRMYVCGPTVYDRSHLGHARTYIAFDAVKRYLMLRGYHVVHIQNITDIDDKIIKKAQETGKKWEEVAEENIKAYLEALSKLKIYPTLSPRVTHHIEEIISAIQKLIELGYAYESNGSVYFDVSKYPYYGELSGRRSMESWRQEEETLREKRNPFDFALWKRMKEGEPHWSSPWGEGRPGWHIECSVMSSRYLGVPIDIHAGGGDLIFPHHENERAQSEALFGIRPWVRYWMHAGMLTIRGEKMSKSLGNMIYIDEVLKRWSPEVIRIWVLSSHYRSQLEFNEESLQQHEANQQRLATAYRELRASLRDFSQNFRLEDDEIKVIREIEYLHREFHEAMSDDFNTAAALKSARRATDIYFSILKRSWNPAIAAQLFSFLHEANLVFDFVPEEASLAREDERLKQMIELLIAVRRSLRERGLYELSDRIRSSLGEMGIELQDSGLETKYIMRK; this comes from the coding sequence ATGAGCAGTCTGCCAGAGCTGAGAGTATACAACACAGCATCTAGAAGAACCGAGTCATTCCAGACAGCTGTGCCTGGAATAGTGAGAATGTATGTCTGCGGTCCAACAGTATACGACAGATCTCACCTCGGGCATGCTAGGACATATATAGCTTTCGATGCCGTCAAGAGGTACCTCATGCTCAGGGGATATCACGTAGTCCATATACAGAACATAACCGACATAGATGATAAGATAATAAAAAAAGCACAGGAGACTGGGAAGAAATGGGAAGAAGTTGCGGAGGAGAACATAAAAGCATATCTTGAAGCTCTCAGCAAGCTGAAAATATATCCCACTCTTTCTCCCAGGGTAACCCATCATATAGAGGAGATTATCTCCGCAATTCAGAAACTCATTGAGCTTGGTTACGCATATGAATCAAATGGGAGCGTATATTTCGATGTGAGTAAATACCCATACTACGGAGAGCTATCAGGTAGGAGGAGCATGGAGAGCTGGAGACAGGAGGAAGAGACGCTCAGGGAAAAGAGAAATCCATTCGACTTTGCTCTCTGGAAGAGAATGAAGGAGGGAGAGCCCCATTGGAGCAGCCCCTGGGGGGAAGGGAGGCCTGGATGGCACATAGAGTGCAGTGTTATGTCTTCTAGGTATCTTGGGGTCCCCATAGACATACATGCAGGAGGAGGGGATCTAATCTTTCCCCATCATGAAAACGAAAGGGCGCAGTCTGAGGCTCTGTTTGGAATTAGACCGTGGGTTAGATATTGGATGCATGCTGGCATGCTCACCATAAGGGGGGAGAAGATGAGCAAGAGCCTGGGAAACATGATATACATAGATGAAGTTCTAAAGCGCTGGAGCCCCGAAGTTATAAGAATCTGGGTCCTCAGCTCTCACTACAGGAGCCAACTTGAATTCAACGAGGAATCGCTTCAGCAACACGAGGCAAACCAGCAGAGGCTGGCAACAGCATATAGAGAATTGAGAGCCTCACTCAGGGATTTCTCCCAGAATTTCCGATTGGAAGACGATGAGATAAAGGTCATAAGGGAGATAGAATACCTTCACAGGGAATTTCATGAGGCAATGAGCGACGACTTCAACACGGCCGCTGCATTAAAAAGCGCGAGGAGGGCAACCGATATTTACTTTTCAATATTGAAGAGAAGCTGGAATCCAGCAATAGCAGCACAGCTATTCAGCTTCCTTCATGAGGCCAATCTGGTCTTCGACTTTGTACCAGAAGAAGCATCTCTCGCTAGGGAAGATGAGAGGCTGAAGCAAATGATTGAGCTCTTAATAGCCGTTAGAAGAAGCTTGAGAGAGAGAGGGCTGTACGAGCTTTCTGATAGAATTAGGAGCTCTCTGGGAGAAATGGGCATCGAGCTGCAGGACAGTGGCCTTGAAACAAAATACATAATGAGGAAGTAA
- a CDS encoding thermopsin family protease: MNRYLTAGALLWLVTLLLLSGKIALAQGETLHAFQCYMETLNFTYSHERLGSIAPNYEVYYSENISAPGSIGISIFSSIFSTQPLELVIKDSITGKEIYRSSASSNLSLTFTANISTPAILEIGIYNPGSYPADYYGYISVELCGSPAVAAWINGNIKATISQLGSIAPVGVVDYGVTSLSGEAFFYSIRTNSVRGIVNITNPPSSISYYANGTAAFPGFSIQLNAFLVVDLADGKRQIYWLQNCLNWKSSYGSMLGYIDNIWNATSAPSQFSQGRIVGNGGTYWYWGGGEQYYAYGKEGTIAFGTHDLTISTALKGSSIIVNFILDGKVYDSVLIEPYAPANRAEIYIDPSIKTSYGTPLDLELVFAGYSAEEPIAVLSGGSIELSLYYNLSGSWIPPLAAWSIGTATYERARANSIAIFPHSAAVLPGNAEAYQLWSSSVIVVTPYGVFMQESNDISQYLKEIDLGNGTRLILPRAYVDGREVNGSTVPMGTVVFINYTREYLVRVSSPLGNSSIWAIDGTPLMNLINTTIYLSQSERMVLISAFIDSNKIDFSSYSISGPINLTLVYGKEYLVDLLTYNGEKNIWIREGRDFLSLIPERIDLGNRTSLVLSSLKFNGTYINPQTFSLSSPGRLEAIYVTEYLVKIISPFNESDVWIEPGENLNLLSSKIIAFNNNTRLVLVGAFLPNGTALDLNFTVNSPVDVLLKYEREFLVNIQLLNGNYTAWLPEGTSLNLSSLASTVHGNSGIYAYSLSFQLLYISTSQGNVLSNATLNNPIEGRGVFRARAAIQTSLLGLPNVLTLSTLTCGSSTNESISFMSREQILTLDDPSVSSCSVSIPISVPLPIAALITIIFGALIAIKMKR, translated from the coding sequence ATGAACAGGTATCTAACTGCTGGAGCGCTGTTGTGGCTGGTAACTCTTCTCCTGCTATCGGGGAAAATAGCACTGGCACAGGGGGAAACTCTGCATGCATTTCAATGCTACATGGAAACTCTCAACTTCACCTATTCGCATGAGAGGCTCGGAAGCATAGCCCCCAACTATGAAGTTTACTACTCTGAAAACATATCTGCTCCCGGAAGCATAGGCATTTCCATCTTCTCATCTATATTTTCGACGCAACCATTGGAACTAGTTATCAAGGATAGCATAACTGGAAAAGAGATATATAGAAGTAGCGCTTCAAGCAATCTGAGCCTAACTTTCACTGCAAACATTTCTACACCAGCAATTCTGGAGATAGGCATATACAATCCTGGAAGCTATCCAGCTGATTACTACGGCTACATCTCTGTTGAGCTCTGCGGATCTCCTGCTGTAGCAGCCTGGATAAATGGCAATATAAAGGCAACAATCTCTCAGCTTGGAAGCATAGCACCTGTTGGAGTGGTTGATTATGGCGTTACCTCCCTCTCCGGTGAAGCATTCTTCTATTCGATTAGAACAAATTCGGTGCGAGGCATTGTGAACATAACCAATCCCCCATCTTCCATTTCCTATTATGCAAATGGCACAGCGGCTTTTCCCGGCTTCTCCATTCAGCTCAATGCATTCCTCGTTGTCGATCTGGCTGATGGAAAAAGGCAGATATATTGGCTTCAGAACTGCCTCAATTGGAAAAGCAGCTATGGTTCAATGCTAGGATATATCGACAATATATGGAATGCCACATCAGCCCCATCCCAATTTTCTCAGGGAAGAATTGTTGGAAATGGAGGAACATATTGGTATTGGGGAGGAGGAGAGCAGTACTATGCCTATGGGAAGGAAGGCACCATAGCATTTGGAACCCATGATTTAACAATTTCCACTGCTCTTAAAGGTTCTAGCATTATTGTGAACTTCATTCTGGATGGAAAAGTCTACGACTCTGTGCTCATAGAGCCCTATGCTCCTGCCAATAGAGCAGAAATCTACATTGATCCTTCTATAAAGACTTCGTACGGCACTCCTCTGGATCTGGAACTCGTATTTGCTGGATATTCAGCGGAAGAGCCAATAGCTGTTCTCAGTGGAGGAAGCATTGAGCTCTCTCTGTACTACAATCTTTCTGGAAGTTGGATCCCTCCTCTAGCGGCCTGGAGCATTGGAACTGCTACCTATGAGAGAGCTAGAGCAAACTCCATAGCTATTTTCCCCCACTCAGCAGCTGTGCTTCCTGGAAATGCAGAAGCTTACCAGCTCTGGTCGAGCTCCGTAATAGTAGTGACTCCCTATGGAGTTTTCATGCAGGAAAGCAACGACATATCTCAATATCTTAAGGAGATCGATTTGGGCAACGGAACAAGGCTAATCCTACCAAGAGCCTATGTGGACGGGAGGGAGGTAAACGGAAGCACGGTCCCCATGGGAACTGTCGTCTTCATCAATTATACTAGAGAATACCTGGTGAGAGTAAGTTCCCCATTAGGAAACAGCTCGATTTGGGCAATCGATGGAACCCCTCTGATGAATCTAATAAACACAACAATATATCTATCGCAGAGCGAGAGAATGGTTCTTATTTCAGCTTTCATAGATAGCAATAAAATAGACTTCAGCAGCTATTCAATTTCCGGCCCAATTAACCTGACATTAGTTTATGGAAAAGAATATCTTGTGGATCTTCTCACCTATAATGGAGAAAAGAATATATGGATAAGAGAGGGAAGGGATTTCCTCTCGCTTATACCAGAAAGGATAGATCTTGGAAACAGAACTTCTCTGGTGCTTTCTTCCCTCAAGTTCAACGGAACCTATATCAATCCGCAGACCTTCAGCCTTAGCTCTCCTGGAAGGCTTGAGGCTATATATGTTACAGAATACTTGGTGAAAATCATTAGCCCGTTCAATGAGAGCGATGTATGGATAGAGCCAGGAGAAAACCTCAACTTGCTTTCAAGCAAGATAATAGCTTTTAATAATAATACGAGGCTCGTTCTAGTTGGAGCTTTCTTGCCAAATGGAACAGCCCTGGACTTAAACTTCACTGTTAACTCTCCAGTCGATGTGCTTCTCAAATATGAAAGGGAGTTTCTCGTTAATATACAGCTTCTCAACGGAAACTACACAGCTTGGCTTCCTGAGGGAACTTCCTTGAACCTTTCATCTCTCGCATCCACAGTTCATGGAAATAGTGGAATTTATGCATATTCTCTATCATTTCAGCTTCTCTATATCTCAACCTCTCAGGGCAATGTGCTTTCAAATGCTACTCTAAACAATCCCATCGAGGGGAGGGGGGTCTTTAGGGCTAGAGCAGCTATACAAACATCCTTGCTTGGATTGCCCAACGTGCTAACACTTTCAACACTTACCTGTGGAAGCTCAACAAATGAGAGCATTTCATTCATGAGTCGCGAACAGATCCTCACATTGGATGATCCTTCGGTTTCTTCCTGCAGCGTCAGCATCCCTATATCTGTGCCTCTCCCCATAGCTGCCCTAATCACAATTATATTTGGAGCGCTCATAGCAATCAAGATGAAACGATAA
- a CDS encoding glycosyltransferase → MAKAVVLHHYWNEPGGGELVCSSTAIALKAMGFDPVLASPMKIDVSKYPQWYGISLEDFETYSYPIDLKAFGIYLRLFVGNVGKRAAEKFNAEIVFSDEATSRRALKELRERGIETIEYIHFPLEAAVNEDYRKKGYFYGNDPYILERYGRFPMNLYWWVYKKILPQFTGINPFDASNLVLTNSSWTGNIVREVYGEKPTVLNPPIPPSMEIVERPRDFEEREKSVVMIGRYSEEKRYHWVIEEVLPRLLREDPEIRLYIIGSSSTPHSRAYVSRLMKLAGSMGIKISEKEECSESICLLLNAPSELKLKIMDRSRVFMHATVNEHWGIAVAEAMARGIPAVIHRSGGAWSDLAEDGRNALGYVDGDEAADAVLRLMNNEGEWRRLSRASVERVKELNLKEYARKLGELLKKI, encoded by the coding sequence ATGGCTAAAGCTGTAGTTCTTCATCACTACTGGAACGAGCCAGGAGGAGGAGAGCTTGTATGCTCATCCACGGCAATCGCTCTGAAAGCTATGGGATTTGATCCCGTCCTCGCCTCACCCATGAAAATAGATGTTAGCAAGTATCCCCAATGGTACGGCATTTCCCTGGAAGACTTTGAAACATATAGCTATCCAATAGACTTGAAGGCATTTGGAATTTACTTAAGGCTCTTCGTAGGCAATGTGGGGAAAAGAGCAGCTGAGAAATTCAATGCAGAGATAGTATTTTCCGATGAGGCTACGTCACGAAGAGCATTGAAAGAGCTCAGAGAGAGGGGAATAGAGACCATAGAGTACATTCATTTTCCTCTTGAGGCAGCCGTTAACGAGGATTACAGAAAGAAGGGGTATTTCTATGGAAACGATCCGTACATTCTCGAAAGGTACGGTAGGTTTCCGATGAATCTGTACTGGTGGGTATACAAGAAGATTCTTCCGCAGTTCACAGGTATAAATCCATTTGATGCTTCAAATCTCGTTCTAACAAACTCTTCTTGGACTGGAAACATTGTGAGGGAGGTGTATGGGGAGAAGCCCACTGTATTGAACCCCCCAATCCCGCCATCGATGGAGATAGTTGAGAGGCCAAGGGACTTTGAGGAGAGGGAGAAGAGCGTGGTCATGATTGGGAGGTACAGCGAGGAGAAGAGGTATCACTGGGTCATAGAGGAGGTATTGCCGAGGCTCCTCAGGGAGGATCCTGAGATAAGGCTATACATAATTGGGTCCTCCTCCACCCCCCATTCCAGAGCATATGTGAGTAGGCTGATGAAGCTAGCTGGGAGCATGGGGATCAAGATCTCTGAAAAGGAAGAATGCAGTGAGAGCATATGCCTCTTGCTCAATGCTCCAAGCGAGCTCAAGCTTAAAATCATGGACAGATCCAGGGTATTCATGCATGCAACAGTAAACGAGCACTGGGGAATTGCTGTTGCAGAGGCAATGGCCAGGGGAATTCCAGCAGTGATTCACAGATCTGGAGGTGCATGGAGCGATCTGGCTGAGGATGGGAGAAATGCCCTTGGATATGTGGATGGGGATGAGGCAGCAGATGCTGTTCTCAGGCTCATGAACAATGAGGGGGAGTGGAGAAGGCTTTCAAGGGCATCTGTGGAGAGGGTAAAGGAGCTCAATCTAAAAGAATATGCGAGGAAGCTGGGAGAGCTGTTGAAGAAGATCTGA
- a CDS encoding MBL fold metallo-hydrolase, with translation MMKDKFVDRIRIRVLADNQVGFRGKLLAQHGASYFLEASWGEEKRRILVDTGWNGEALLFNMKMLEIDPKSIDAIVITHGHWDHTGGLLKVLEKAEGKQIPIVMHPLALKTSFISEPFIRPVGILSFSEIGELKRLGGYPILSRDPVEIAPGILTTGEIERRNDFEKVEEPYMFVGKDGVLERDIISDDIALVIKFRSGIGIVTGCGHSGIINILEKARALTGETKIKFIIGGLHLAEASDERIIRTVSHLSKLDIDAICAGHCTGLRASCELLRSFGTKFKQIHVGMSMEFS, from the coding sequence ATGATGAAGGATAAATTTGTAGATAGAATAAGAATAAGAGTCCTGGCGGACAATCAGGTAGGATTCAGAGGGAAACTTCTCGCTCAGCACGGCGCTTCATATTTTCTGGAGGCATCTTGGGGGGAGGAGAAGAGAAGGATTCTTGTGGATACTGGATGGAACGGGGAGGCCCTTTTGTTCAACATGAAAATGCTCGAGATAGATCCAAAGAGCATTGATGCAATTGTTATAACACATGGACACTGGGATCATACAGGAGGGCTTCTGAAGGTGCTCGAAAAAGCTGAAGGAAAGCAAATACCCATCGTAATGCATCCCCTTGCCCTCAAGACATCCTTCATCAGTGAGCCGTTCATCCGTCCTGTTGGAATTTTGTCATTTTCAGAAATAGGCGAGTTGAAGAGATTGGGAGGCTATCCCATTCTATCCAGAGATCCTGTAGAGATAGCCCCAGGCATTCTGACAACTGGAGAAATCGAGAGAAGGAATGATTTTGAGAAAGTAGAGGAGCCCTATATGTTTGTTGGAAAGGATGGAGTGCTGGAGCGCGACATCATATCCGATGACATAGCTCTTGTCATAAAGTTCAGAAGTGGCATTGGAATAGTTACCGGGTGCGGGCATTCAGGCATAATAAACATCCTGGAAAAAGCAAGAGCTCTAACCGGTGAGACGAAAATAAAGTTCATCATAGGAGGCCTTCATCTAGCAGAGGCATCGGATGAGAGGATAATCAGAACAGTAAGCCATCTCTCTAAGCTTGATATCGATGCCATTTGCGCAGGTCACTGTACTGGATTGAGAGCCAGCTGTGAGCTCTTGAGGAGCTTTGGGACAAAGTTCAAGCAGATCCACGTTGGAATGAGCATGGAGTTCTCATAG
- a CDS encoding MFS transporter: MTKLRNPFDELNRTGLTRGHLKLLIVSGFGFFTDAYDLFVIGVVLLILSSDASTSFHLAGNEVGLIGASSLASAILGQLLFGKIADVYGRKKVYGTELAILIAGAIMSALSWNFSSLLISRIILGIGIGGDYPVSATIMSEYSNARDRGKLVGLVFSMQGLGAISAVLAAYFLASKLPAEIAWRALLGIGAIPPSCVVFLRRKIRETPRFSLFVAGNEKEASEALRIVLGEKVSKQIEGVRGRGSAFSFNEFLREYRKPLIITSLSWFLMDIAFYGTGIYSGFIVSQIVMLHSFQGRILAAGIPYFIGGFGYFLAAFLMDKMGRKRIQLQGFLAMSVIYILVAASIVAEGSRIIGFLFPRELAFLIYSLSFFFINFGPNETTFVLPSELFPTKFRSTAHGIASASGKAGAVIGTYLMPFALESIGVRGVLVILSIVSVIGAIISLGLKEPAGLPLEVVSHEI, from the coding sequence GTGACAAAATTGAGAAATCCATTCGATGAGCTGAACAGAACTGGGCTCACTCGTGGACATTTAAAGCTATTGATAGTCTCAGGATTTGGGTTCTTCACAGATGCATACGACCTGTTTGTAATAGGCGTTGTGCTTTTAATTCTCTCAAGCGATGCCTCTACATCATTTCACCTTGCTGGAAATGAAGTGGGTCTCATAGGTGCCTCTTCCCTAGCATCAGCTATTCTAGGACAGCTGCTATTTGGAAAAATAGCTGATGTCTATGGGAGAAAGAAGGTCTATGGAACAGAACTAGCTATATTGATAGCTGGAGCAATCATGAGTGCTCTTTCATGGAATTTCTCTTCCCTGCTGATTTCCAGGATCATTCTCGGAATAGGAATAGGAGGAGACTATCCAGTGAGTGCCACAATTATGAGCGAATATTCCAATGCGAGGGACAGGGGAAAGCTTGTTGGACTTGTCTTTTCCATGCAGGGGTTGGGCGCTATTTCTGCTGTTCTTGCTGCTTATTTTCTTGCATCGAAATTGCCTGCTGAGATTGCGTGGAGAGCTCTGCTTGGAATTGGAGCAATTCCTCCGAGCTGTGTTGTTTTTCTGAGAAGGAAAATTAGGGAAACTCCGAGATTCTCTCTCTTTGTAGCAGGTAACGAGAAAGAAGCATCAGAGGCCCTGAGAATTGTTTTGGGAGAGAAGGTCAGCAAGCAGATTGAAGGTGTTAGGGGAAGAGGTTCGGCATTTAGCTTCAATGAGTTTCTCAGAGAATATCGAAAGCCATTGATTATAACTTCACTTTCATGGTTTCTCATGGATATAGCATTCTATGGAACTGGAATATATTCTGGTTTCATAGTTTCTCAGATCGTCATGCTGCACTCATTTCAAGGAAGAATTCTAGCAGCGGGGATACCCTATTTCATTGGAGGCTTTGGATACTTCCTTGCAGCTTTTCTAATGGATAAAATGGGTAGGAAGAGGATACAACTGCAGGGATTCTTGGCGATGTCAGTGATATATATCCTAGTAGCGGCTTCTATAGTTGCTGAAGGGAGCAGGATAATAGGATTCTTATTTCCGAGAGAATTAGCGTTTCTGATCTACAGTCTATCGTTTTTCTTCATAAATTTCGGTCCAAACGAGACTACATTCGTTCTCCCATCAGAGCTTTTCCCAACCAAGTTCAGATCCACTGCTCACGGCATTGCATCTGCCTCCGGAAAGGCAGGAGCTGTAATTGGAACTTATCTCATGCCGTTTGCCCTTGAAAGTATTGGAGTGAGAGGAGTTCTGGTGATCCTTTCCATTGTTTCAGTTATCGGAGCCATAATTTCTCTTGGTCTGAAGGAGCCAGCAGGTCTCCCTCTCGAAGTTGTATCTCATGAGATTTGA